The following proteins are co-located in the Fusobacteria bacterium ZRK30 genome:
- a CDS encoding YfcC family protein has translation MAKKKFQMPTAYTILFSIIIAVAVFTWIVPAGEYAYVEGTKQPIPGTYKVVESNPQALWEVINAPIKGFYEAKDIALFVLVIGGFLGIVMKTGAIDAGIGQVIKKLKGREKIMIPILMTIFAAGGTSFGMAEETIAFYPLLIPVFIGAGYDALTAVGVIMLGAGTGVLCSTVNPFATGIASGFAEISIGDGLGLRLLMMVVLLGFAIFYVMRYAKKVKDDPTKSLVYDLKKENEHHFLGGDEQETPELTGKRSLILWIFGGTFIIMILGVIPWAYKFNITIFEDMNSFIINLPVIGSILGGMVPLGDWWFGEMTVLFMVSSVLIGKIYGMEEKEIVSVFVNGARDLLGVALIVGISRGITIVMNAGGMTNTVLYWGEQALTGVGSTAFAIISYLFYLPMSFLIPSTSGLATLSMPIMAPLGEFSGLAKNVVVTGYQSASGVLNLLTPTSAVVMGGLAIGRVSYTKWLKFVMPLFIAFIVMTMALLALGSMM, from the coding sequence ATGGCAAAAAAAAAATTTCAGATGCCTACAGCTTATACTATATTATTTAGTATAATAATTGCAGTGGCAGTATTTACATGGATAGTTCCAGCGGGAGAATATGCTTATGTAGAAGGGACAAAACAACCAATTCCTGGGACATATAAGGTGGTAGAGTCAAATCCTCAAGCACTCTGGGAAGTAATAAATGCTCCTATAAAGGGATTCTATGAAGCGAAAGATATTGCATTATTTGTATTAGTAATCGGAGGATTCTTAGGGATAGTAATGAAAACAGGTGCTATCGATGCAGGAATTGGACAGGTTATTAAAAAGTTAAAGGGTAGGGAAAAGATAATGATACCCATCCTAATGACAATATTTGCAGCAGGAGGAACCTCATTTGGTATGGCAGAGGAAACAATAGCTTTCTATCCACTGTTGATCCCTGTTTTTATCGGGGCGGGATATGATGCCTTGACAGCAGTAGGAGTAATCATGTTAGGAGCAGGAACAGGAGTGCTGTGCTCTACAGTAAATCCATTTGCTACAGGAATAGCTTCTGGATTCGCTGAGATCTCTATCGGAGATGGATTGGGATTAAGGTTATTAATGATGGTAGTTTTACTTGGTTTTGCTATATTTTATGTTATGAGATATGCTAAAAAGGTAAAGGATGATCCTACAAAATCATTGGTATACGATCTGAAAAAAGAAAATGAACATCATTTCTTAGGGGGAGATGAGCAGGAAACTCCAGAATTAACAGGGAAAAGATCGTTGATCCTCTGGATATTTGGTGGGACTTTTATAATAATGATCTTAGGAGTAATCCCATGGGCTTATAAGTTCAATATCACAATATTTGAAGATATGAACAGCTTTATTATCAACCTACCTGTAATTGGAAGTATCTTAGGTGGAATGGTTCCCCTTGGTGACTGGTGGTTTGGAGAGATGACTGTATTATTCATGGTTTCATCTGTGTTAATTGGAAAAATATATGGAATGGAAGAAAAAGAGATTGTATCTGTATTTGTAAATGGTGCCAGAGACCTGTTAGGAGTAGCACTTATTGTAGGAATTTCTAGAGGAATAACTATAGTAATGAATGCCGGTGGGATGACAAATACCGTATTATATTGGGGAGAGCAGGCATTAACTGGTGTAGGATCTACAGCATTTGCTATAATCTCATACTTATTCTATCTGCCTATGTCGTTCTTGATTCCTTCAACTTCTGGATTAGCTACACTATCTATGCCTATCATGGCTCCATTAGGTGAATTTTCAGGGCTGGCAAAGAATGTTGTAGTTACCGGGTATCAATCTGCGTCAGGAGTATTAAACTTACTTACTCCTACATCTGCAGTAGTAATGGGTGGACTGGCAATAGGAAGAGTATCATATACAAAGTGGCTGAAATTTGTAATGCCTCTATTTATAGCATTTATAGTAATGACTATGGCACTATTAGCTTTAGGTTCAATGATGTAA
- a CDS encoding ROK family transcriptional regulator: protein MKLKLNSLKKINRGLILSQLYKKNLTRVELQKCTGISAGSVSSIVKELINSKVILESEIVSSNKLGRKGVYLLLNPEYKFIIGIKIKRGSLIATLNDLNGKIFKEIVLEIEDKNIDTLVTLINKIYLKFSKDKSIIGLGIVLPAQVNPVTKTINYSSFYQWKDIPLENLLKNKINVPIFIENDVRAMTLAEKDIFNRELKNILFINIDNGISTGICINNELFLGDNFIAGQIGHSYVKNNNILCKCGKYGCLETVIANPYLLKKYKENSRQNDENITFDTFLTEINNGNEIALNILEEATFSLAIVLGNLLNTFNISNVIIGGDISKNKKLFFQLLTKNLSKICLPIIFKNLNLSKSKLNHKNNTIGAVTIVSHNFFKGNII, encoded by the coding sequence ATGAAATTAAAATTAAATTCACTCAAAAAAATAAATAGAGGGCTCATTCTCTCTCAGCTTTATAAAAAAAACTTAACTAGAGTAGAATTACAAAAATGTACAGGGATCTCTGCTGGAAGTGTTTCTAGTATTGTAAAAGAACTCATTAATAGCAAAGTAATTTTAGAAAGTGAAATAGTAAGTTCTAATAAACTTGGTAGAAAAGGAGTTTACCTTTTATTAAATCCAGAATATAAATTTATAATAGGAATTAAAATAAAAAGAGGAAGTCTTATTGCAACTCTAAATGATTTGAATGGTAAAATTTTTAAAGAAATAGTTTTGGAAATAGAGGATAAAAATATTGATACACTAGTAACTTTGATAAATAAAATTTATCTTAAATTTTCAAAAGACAAATCCATAATAGGCTTAGGAATTGTTTTACCAGCTCAAGTTAATCCAGTTACTAAAACAATTAATTACTCATCATTTTATCAATGGAAAGATATTCCACTTGAAAATTTGCTCAAGAATAAAATAAATGTTCCTATTTTTATCGAAAACGATGTTAGAGCTATGACTCTTGCCGAAAAAGATATTTTCAATCGTGAATTAAAAAATATTCTTTTTATCAATATAGATAATGGAATTTCTACTGGTATTTGTATAAATAACGAACTTTTTTTAGGTGATAATTTTATAGCCGGGCAAATTGGTCATTCTTATGTAAAGAATAACAATATTTTATGTAAATGCGGGAAATACGGATGTCTTGAAACTGTTATTGCTAATCCATATTTATTAAAAAAATATAAAGAAAACTCCAGGCAAAATGATGAAAACATTACTTTTGACACTTTTTTAACTGAAATTAATAACGGTAATGAAATTGCCTTGAATATTTTAGAAGAGGCCACTTTTTCTTTAGCAATTGTCTTAGGAAATCTTCTAAACACATTTAACATCTCAAACGTTATAATAGGTGGAGATATTAGTAAAAATAAAAAACTTTTTTTCCAATTATTAACAAAAAATCTTTCTAAAATTTGTCTCCCTATTATTTTTAAAAACCTTAATTTGAGTAAATCCAAATTAAATCATAAAAATAATACTATAGGTGCAGTTACAATAGTTTCTCATAACTTTTTTAAAGGAAATATTATCTAA
- a CDS encoding DUF3604 domain-containing protein has product MKLLWCDLHANIHSEQLKEIDKWYNFSKEMTDFWPIAYYPFYMRKDSSGLGLEDIHKKCTRDSDWEKLRKFVNEKSTKDHLLFMGYEWQGAGLDGDHNVFYLENNENLHAPMRYKELIEKIPLGKSIAIPHHLAYSSGNRGKNWETHNNDYSPFVEIYSSHGSSESDITNIHMGRHVHMGPRTSGNDVMSGLKKGALVGVIASGDNHVVPAMYGHGLMACYAKEYSKEAIFDAFLNRRVYGVTGSKTKLYYEINGNPMGSVVEESKEGYQNKVEVECGNAIDRIEFIRNGIIEHTYVHNGTWEEKKLPNKVKFKFKLEFGWGPDLRVYPNLTTKIWNGKVETDGEIISVEKLWTSPGQKILSSNKNNCSFELTTRKTTQTGKWMGSSGIQTEGFIFEVETDINSKITFMVDRKKYEYSVSEILEGSILNGLMEEARELTFDTWGISEYYRSDPFWHNAYKFKINQGFIEEAYKKEYTYETNLLKSNKDFFMVKIHQKNGEIAWSSPIWIEKK; this is encoded by the coding sequence ATGAAGTTATTGTGGTGTGATTTACATGCGAATATACATTCTGAGCAATTAAAAGAAATAGATAAATGGTATAACTTTTCTAAGGAGATGACAGATTTTTGGCCAATTGCTTATTATCCATTTTATATGAGAAAGGACAGTTCAGGATTAGGTTTAGAAGATATACACAAGAAGTGTACTAGAGATTCCGATTGGGAAAAATTAAGAAAATTTGTAAATGAAAAATCCACAAAAGACCATTTATTATTTATGGGATATGAGTGGCAGGGAGCAGGATTAGATGGAGATCATAATGTATTTTATTTAGAAAATAATGAGAATTTACATGCTCCAATGAGGTATAAAGAGTTAATAGAAAAAATTCCATTAGGGAAATCTATAGCGATTCCTCATCACCTAGCATACTCTTCAGGAAATAGAGGGAAAAATTGGGAAACTCATAATAACGATTATTCTCCATTTGTAGAAATATATTCCTCTCATGGAAGTTCAGAAAGCGATATTACTAATATTCATATGGGAAGGCATGTTCATATGGGACCTAGAACATCAGGGAATGATGTAATGTCAGGATTAAAAAAAGGAGCTCTTGTAGGAGTTATAGCTTCAGGAGACAATCATGTAGTTCCGGCTATGTATGGGCATGGATTGATGGCGTGCTATGCTAAAGAGTATTCTAAAGAGGCAATTTTTGATGCTTTTCTTAATAGGAGGGTTTATGGTGTAACAGGTAGTAAAACGAAGTTATATTATGAAATAAATGGGAATCCAATGGGAAGTGTGGTAGAGGAGAGTAAAGAAGGCTATCAAAATAAAGTTGAAGTTGAATGTGGAAATGCTATAGATCGAATAGAATTTATTAGAAACGGAATTATAGAGCATACATATGTTCATAATGGAACTTGGGAAGAAAAAAAATTACCAAATAAAGTAAAATTTAAATTTAAGCTTGAATTTGGTTGGGGACCAGATTTAAGAGTTTATCCAAATTTAACTACAAAAATTTGGAATGGGAAGGTAGAAACAGATGGGGAAATTATTTCAGTAGAAAAATTATGGACCAGCCCAGGACAAAAGATATTATCTAGTAATAAAAATAATTGTTCTTTTGAGTTAACTACTAGAAAAACTACTCAAACTGGAAAGTGGATGGGAAGTTCTGGCATACAAACAGAAGGATTTATTTTTGAAGTAGAAACTGATATTAATTCAAAAATAACATTTATGGTAGATAGAAAAAAATATGAATATAGTGTTTCAGAAATACTAGAAGGAAGTATTCTTAATGGGTTAATGGAGGAAGCTAGAGAATTAACTTTTGATACATGGGGAATAAGTGAATACTATAGATCGGATCCATTTTGGCATAATGCTTATAAATTTAAGATAAATCAAGGATTTATAGAAGAAGCATATAAAAAAGAATATACATATGAAACAAATCTATTAAAAAGTAATAAAGACTTTTTTATGGTGAAAATACATCAAAAAAATGGTGAAATAGCTTGGTCTTCTCCAATATGGATAGAGAAAAAATAG
- a CDS encoding MATE family efflux transporter produces the protein MKINMTEGSITRSLLKMALPVMGTSFLQMAYNLIDMIWIGKMGSGAVAAIGSAGFFLWLSFAFISISQVGAQVKIAQSIGGKKLKLAQSYTVNAIQLNIILAIIYGLTMIVFKDSLIGFFRLGDLTVIDMAKKYLVIIGIGMIFNFTNPVLTAIFTGYGDTKTPFYMNAIGLVINMILDPILIFGMMGFPPMGVSGAAIATVIAQGSVTLSFFIYIKKFKTQVSLKGISELPKIKIVRDIAALGIPVGLQSGLFTGLSMIIARIIAFWGPMAIAVQKVGSQVESLSWMTAIGFQVALSAFIGQNYGADQPKRILKGYKISMIIMATVGVLTSFLFYFGAERIFRIFIQEEESVKNGVEYLKILSYSQLFMCIEILTAGAFNGLGKTKPPFYITTFFNIVRIPLALFLSQDGLLGLNGVWWAITITTLFKGTFMVGWFIKTTKNWNFFTEKTQIIDKQKADPMNI, from the coding sequence ATGAAGATAAATATGACAGAGGGAAGTATTACACGTTCTCTCTTAAAGATGGCACTCCCAGTTATGGGAACATCTTTTTTACAGATGGCCTATAACTTAATAGATATGATATGGATAGGAAAGATGGGTAGTGGCGCTGTAGCTGCCATAGGAAGTGCTGGTTTTTTCCTCTGGCTGAGTTTTGCTTTTATAAGCATCTCCCAGGTAGGAGCTCAAGTTAAGATAGCCCAATCTATTGGTGGCAAAAAACTAAAATTAGCCCAGAGCTATACTGTGAATGCTATCCAGTTAAATATAATTTTAGCCATTATTTATGGGCTAACTATGATTGTCTTCAAGGACTCTCTCATTGGTTTTTTCAGACTAGGTGATCTGACAGTTATCGATATGGCTAAAAAATACCTGGTCATTATAGGTATTGGAATGATATTTAACTTTACCAATCCTGTCCTTACAGCAATTTTCACAGGTTATGGAGACACCAAAACACCTTTTTATATGAATGCCATAGGCTTAGTAATCAATATGATCTTAGACCCTATCCTTATATTTGGGATGATGGGATTCCCTCCTATGGGGGTAAGCGGTGCTGCCATCGCTACCGTTATAGCACAAGGATCAGTTACATTGTCATTTTTTATCTATATTAAAAAATTTAAAACCCAGGTTTCATTAAAAGGTATATCGGAGCTTCCAAAAATAAAAATTGTTCGAGATATTGCTGCTTTAGGAATTCCCGTAGGATTACAGAGTGGTTTATTTACCGGCCTTTCCATGATAATAGCCAGAATTATCGCCTTTTGGGGACCTATGGCAATAGCAGTTCAAAAAGTAGGATCTCAGGTAGAGTCTCTGTCATGGATGACTGCCATAGGTTTCCAGGTAGCTCTATCTGCCTTTATCGGGCAAAACTATGGTGCAGACCAGCCAAAGAGAATATTAAAGGGATATAAGATATCCATGATTATTATGGCTACAGTAGGAGTTTTAACAAGTTTTCTTTTCTATTTCGGTGCTGAAAGAATATTCAGGATCTTTATTCAGGAGGAAGAGAGTGTCAAAAATGGTGTCGAATATCTAAAAATCCTATCCTATTCCCAGCTATTTATGTGTATTGAGATATTAACTGCCGGAGCTTTTAATGGTTTAGGAAAAACCAAACCTCCATTTTATATCACCACTTTTTTTAACATTGTAAGAATCCCCCTGGCATTGTTTCTTTCCCAAGATGGACTATTAGGATTAAATGGTGTTTGGTGGGCTATAACTATTACTACTTTATTCAAAGGAACCTTCATGGTAGGGTGGTTCATTAAGACAACTAAAAATTGGAATTTTTTCACTGAAAAAACCCAAATAATAGATAAACAAAAAGCAGATCCTATGAACATTTAG
- a CDS encoding ABC transporter substrate-binding protein, which translates to MRVKMLILLVLTSLGLIGCGGSGEKKPVERSLVVASGNFNGDFYEGWTNTVDDNNIRKLVWGSGLYAATPTGERVLSPMVESLVKSKSNEKDIEEIWTFKIKEGLKFSNGQPLTAKDVKFTYDFFMNNEALNATGATSTLSQFVDRIEFDEENNSVSYYIKDVLYIIDGYFMYNTLSKDIIEAGAKKDNITPQQWVKANINTPVGNGPYMISEYVPSQYVKLVINPYYIGNYEGDKPSIKTIIMQNVPEETKMNQLVAGEIDVISGVTSEEDINTVKSDPHLATNTYLRHGGGQLTFHTDFGPVQLLEVREAFSYMLDRIKFRQILIGDYAIETNAPYSRNMWMMYDDDEKLGTPSRFEATLKSYDIVDADGNWDEQANLKEARRLLDQAAKKTDGAYVHLTKVGDKYLWRNKPLELTFGMTPFWVDPVNLTLTKKIQEEFGMLINIEAIDWSILSKHLYSSAPASERRYHLFAGSTSYAIKTDYSASKADRILPFGQGVTSNTSRYPISDDLLDRMRYADPSSEEGKIRYKKAFREYMKVMNTEIPQVPLYTNIYYDAYPSDLVDFETSPLWRMPEAIVKAKFK; encoded by the coding sequence ATGAGAGTGAAAATGTTAATATTGTTAGTCCTGACAAGTTTAGGGTTAATTGGGTGTGGAGGTAGCGGAGAAAAGAAACCTGTAGAAAGATCTCTAGTTGTTGCTTCAGGTAACTTTAATGGAGATTTCTATGAAGGATGGACAAATACTGTAGATGATAACAATATTAGAAAATTAGTTTGGGGGTCAGGTTTATATGCAGCTACTCCAACTGGTGAAAGAGTTTTATCACCAATGGTTGAAAGCTTAGTTAAATCTAAATCTAATGAAAAGGATATTGAAGAGATTTGGACATTTAAGATCAAAGAAGGGTTAAAGTTCTCTAATGGTCAACCACTCACTGCAAAAGATGTTAAGTTCACATATGATTTCTTTATGAATAATGAAGCACTTAATGCAACTGGTGCAACTAGCACACTTAGTCAGTTCGTAGATAGGATAGAGTTTGATGAAGAAAATAATTCTGTTTCTTACTATATTAAAGATGTTCTTTACATTATAGATGGATATTTTATGTATAATACACTTAGTAAGGATATAATAGAAGCAGGAGCCAAAAAGGATAATATAACACCTCAACAATGGGTTAAAGCAAATATCAATACACCTGTTGGTAACGGTCCTTATATGATCTCTGAATATGTTCCTTCACAATATGTTAAGCTTGTTATCAACCCTTATTACATAGGAAACTATGAAGGTGATAAACCAAGTATAAAAACTATTATAATGCAGAATGTTCCTGAAGAAACAAAAATGAATCAGTTAGTAGCTGGAGAAATAGATGTGATCTCTGGAGTAACTTCAGAAGAAGACATAAATACTGTTAAGTCTGATCCACATTTAGCTACTAATACTTATTTAAGACATGGTGGCGGACAACTTACATTCCATACAGACTTTGGTCCTGTTCAATTATTAGAAGTAAGAGAAGCATTTTCTTATATGCTAGATAGAATTAAGTTCAGACAAATACTTATAGGTGATTATGCTATCGAAACTAATGCACCATACTCTAGAAACATGTGGATGATGTATGATGATGATGAAAAACTAGGAACACCTAGTAGATTTGAAGCGACTCTTAAGAGTTATGATATTGTAGATGCAGATGGTAACTGGGATGAACAAGCTAACTTAAAAGAAGCAAGAAGGTTATTAGATCAGGCTGCTAAGAAAACAGATGGAGCTTATGTACATTTAACTAAGGTAGGAGATAAATACTTATGGAGAAATAAGCCATTAGAGCTTACTTTTGGAATGACACCTTTTTGGGTAGACCCAGTAAACCTTACATTGACTAAGAAGATTCAGGAAGAGTTTGGTATGTTAATTAATATTGAAGCTATAGATTGGTCTATCTTATCAAAGCATTTATACAGTAGTGCTCCAGCAAGTGAAAGAAGATATCATTTATTCGCAGGAAGTACTTCATATGCAATTAAAACAGACTATAGTGCAAGTAAAGCAGATAGAATCTTACCATTTGGTCAAGGAGTTACAAGTAATACTAGTAGATATCCTATATCAGATGATTTATTAGATAGAATGAGATATGCAGATCCATCAAGTGAAGAAGGAAAGATCCGATATAAGAAAGCATTTAGAGAGTATATGAAAGTTATGAATACAGAAATACCACAAGTACCATTATATACAAATATCTATTATGATGCTTATCCAAGTGATCTAGTGGACTTTGAAACTAGTCCTTTATGGAGGATGCCAGAAGCAATAGTTAAGGCTAAATTTAAGTAA
- a CDS encoding PTS transporter subunit EIIC — translation MSKNVFSKLQLLGKSLMLPIAVLPVAAILLRFGSADLLDVPFIKAAGGSIFSNLSLLFAIGIAFGIAKGNHGAAGLAGAISFFIIEAGSKSINDSIKMGVLSGIIAGIIAGNIYNKFENTKLPEWLGFFGGRRFVQIMSALVSIIASGILGYGFPLIQKGIDTLGMWMIKSGEIGLFIYGVLQRLLIPLGLHHVLNSIVRFLFGEYTNSAGEVFIGDQVRFFAGDPTAGIYMTGAYVVMMFGLPGAALAMYKCAKKENKKIILGVLISVTLTTFFTGITEPIEFLFMFSAPLLFILHAVYMGLAYVITNSLGILHGFGFSAGFIDYILNFGLATKPLLLLPVGLGFFLLYYVSFTYIIKKFNYQTLGREEVTLKKSEKLISVDEEIDNFILALGGIENFITVDSCITRLRLDMVNRNIINLELLKKLGSKGVIKPGQMSVQVILGAKAERVANKIKERINKI, via the coding sequence ATGAGTAAAAATGTGTTTTCAAAGTTACAACTTTTAGGGAAATCTCTTATGTTACCAATAGCGGTATTGCCAGTAGCCGCTATATTACTTAGGTTTGGATCAGCCGATTTATTAGATGTTCCATTTATAAAAGCGGCAGGAGGTTCGATATTTTCAAACTTGAGTTTATTGTTTGCAATTGGAATAGCTTTTGGAATAGCTAAAGGTAATCATGGAGCAGCAGGTTTAGCAGGAGCAATAAGTTTCTTTATAATAGAGGCAGGATCTAAGTCAATAAATGATAGTATAAAAATGGGAGTACTTTCTGGAATAATAGCTGGAATAATAGCTGGAAATATATACAATAAATTTGAAAATACTAAACTTCCAGAATGGTTAGGTTTTTTTGGTGGTCGAAGATTTGTTCAAATCATGTCAGCTTTAGTAAGTATAATAGCTTCTGGAATACTAGGTTATGGTTTCCCATTAATTCAAAAAGGAATAGATACACTAGGAATGTGGATGATAAAATCAGGAGAAATAGGTTTATTTATATATGGAGTTTTACAAAGATTATTAATTCCTTTAGGTTTACACCATGTGCTTAATTCTATAGTTAGATTTTTGTTTGGAGAATATACAAATTCAGCAGGAGAAGTCTTTATTGGCGATCAAGTAAGATTTTTTGCAGGGGATCCTACAGCGGGAATATATATGACTGGAGCATACGTTGTAATGATGTTTGGACTTCCAGGGGCAGCTCTTGCAATGTATAAATGTGCAAAAAAAGAGAATAAAAAAATTATATTAGGAGTATTAATAAGCGTTACTTTAACTACATTTTTTACAGGTATAACAGAACCTATTGAATTTTTGTTTATGTTTTCTGCACCATTATTATTTATATTACACGCTGTATATATGGGATTGGCTTATGTGATTACAAATTCTTTAGGTATACTTCATGGATTTGGATTTTCTGCTGGATTTATAGACTACATATTAAATTTTGGATTAGCGACAAAGCCACTTTTATTGCTCCCTGTAGGCTTAGGATTTTTCCTGTTATATTATGTTTCTTTTACTTATATTATAAAAAAGTTTAATTATCAAACGTTGGGAAGAGAAGAGGTTACATTAAAAAAATCTGAAAAATTAATATCGGTAGATGAGGAAATAGATAATTTTATCTTAGCTTTAGGTGGGATAGAAAATTTTATAACTGTAGATTCTTGTATAACACGATTGAGATTAGATATGGTAAATAGAAATATTATAAATCTTGAATTACTAAAAAAATTAGGGTCTAAAGGAGTTATAAAACCTGGGCAAATGAGTGTTCAAGTAATTTTGGGTGCAAAAGCTGAAAGAGTAGCTAATAAAATTAAAGAAAGAATAAATAAAATATAG
- the iadA gene encoding beta-aspartyl-peptidase: MIKLLKNAEVYTPEYIGKKDILIAGSKIAKIEGSIDIDENLATIIDLKGKKIVPGFIDSHVHICGGGGEGSFKSRTPEIQLTDMTTAGVTTVIGVLGTDGTTRTMTNLIAKAKGLKEEGVSAFVLTGSYEIPVRTLTGKVTDDIILIEEVIGCGELAVADHRSSHPTSDELLRVASDTRLGGILSGKAGIIGVHMGDSHEVTDLLLEAIDKGALPIKQFVPTHMNRNPYLFEAALKYGKRGGNLDFTTSTTPEFLADGEVKCGKATKLCMEAGIDISQITYTSDGQGSLPEYDAEGNFKGVKLGKCETLYEAVKEGMEEENLKLEDIIKVITSNPATTFKLKGKGFIEEGFDADLVILDENLDIDGVLALGRVMVENKVAIVKGTFEKQ, from the coding sequence ATGATAAAGTTATTAAAAAATGCAGAGGTGTATACTCCGGAATATATCGGTAAAAAAGATATTTTAATTGCAGGAAGCAAAATAGCAAAAATAGAGGGTTCTATAGATATAGATGAAAATTTGGCTACGATAATTGATTTAAAAGGAAAGAAAATAGTTCCAGGATTTATCGATTCCCATGTACACATATGTGGCGGGGGAGGAGAGGGAAGTTTTAAATCCAGAACCCCTGAAATTCAGTTAACAGATATGACTACTGCCGGAGTTACTACAGTAATAGGTGTATTGGGGACAGATGGGACTACAAGAACTATGACCAATTTAATAGCCAAGGCAAAGGGGCTTAAAGAAGAGGGAGTATCTGCATTTGTACTTACAGGATCTTATGAAATACCTGTGAGAACTCTTACGGGAAAGGTCACAGATGATATCATCTTGATAGAGGAAGTAATTGGCTGTGGAGAGTTAGCAGTGGCAGACCACAGGTCTTCTCATCCTACATCAGATGAACTGCTGAGAGTGGCATCTGATACAAGATTAGGAGGGATCCTATCTGGAAAGGCTGGAATCATAGGAGTACATATGGGAGATAGTCATGAAGTTACAGACCTGCTTTTAGAGGCTATTGATAAAGGTGCACTGCCGATTAAACAATTTGTGCCTACCCATATGAATAGAAACCCATACCTGTTTGAGGCAGCATTAAAATATGGTAAAAGAGGGGGTAACTTAGATTTCACGACTTCTACAACACCAGAATTCTTAGCCGATGGAGAGGTGAAGTGCGGAAAAGCCACTAAACTGTGTATGGAGGCAGGGATCGACATTTCTCAGATTACCTATACATCTGACGGGCAGGGAAGTCTGCCTGAATATGATGCAGAGGGAAATTTTAAGGGGGTTAAGCTAGGAAAGTGTGAAACCCTGTATGAAGCTGTAAAGGAAGGGATGGAAGAGGAGAATTTAAAATTAGAAGATATAATAAAGGTTATTACTTCTAATCCTGCAACGACATTTAAATTAAAGGGAAAAGGGTTTATAGAGGAAGGTTTTGATGCAGATCTGGTTATCTTGGATGAAAATTTAGATATAGATGGTGTACTGGCTTTAGGAAGGGTAATGGTAGAAAATAAGGTTGCTATAGTTAAGGGAACTTTCGAAAAACAATAA
- the nfo gene encoding deoxyribonuclease IV: protein MNKSTKKTKHLGAHVSVSGGVFNAPKNAYDIGGTAFAMFLKNQKRWVAKDYDDKVINKFKDEIKKYNFNIDYIMPHAGYLINLANSDPEKWQKSLDALIDELKRGEQLGLKYVNLHCGSHLGLISLEEGYDLIARGINEAIKATEYITVVLENTAGKGNTIGGDFEELKGIIDRVENKDRIGVLLDTCHTFDYGYDLATEEGYKKTFEEFENLIGFKYLKGIHLNDSMYGLACKKDRHESIGNGMLGMDFFKRFMNDPRFDNMPITLETIDQTIWKEEIELLYSLITE from the coding sequence ATGAATAAATCAACCAAAAAAACTAAACATTTAGGAGCACACGTTAGTGTTAGCGGAGGAGTTTTTAATGCCCCTAAAAATGCCTATGACATCGGCGGTACCGCCTTTGCAATGTTCTTAAAAAATCAAAAAAGATGGGTTGCTAAAGATTATGACGATAAGGTAATAAATAAATTTAAGGATGAGATAAAAAAATATAATTTTAACATCGATTATATCATGCCTCATGCTGGATATCTTATAAATTTAGCTAATTCTGATCCTGAAAAATGGCAAAAATCATTGGATGCCCTGATCGATGAACTAAAAAGAGGGGAACAATTAGGATTAAAATATGTGAATCTCCACTGTGGAAGCCATCTGGGATTGATTTCACTGGAGGAAGGCTACGATCTTATAGCTCGTGGAATCAATGAAGCTATTAAAGCTACAGAGTACATCACTGTAGTTCTTGAAAATACAGCTGGTAAAGGAAATACAATAGGCGGAGACTTTGAGGAGTTAAAAGGAATTATAGATAGAGTAGAAAATAAAGATCGTATAGGAGTCTTGCTTGATACCTGCCATACATTTGACTATGGGTATGACTTAGCTACTGAAGAGGGATATAAAAAGACATTCGAAGAATTTGAAAACCTGATTGGATTTAAATATCTAAAGGGAATCCACCTAAACGATTCTATGTATGGATTAGCCTGTAAAAAAGACAGACATGAAAGTATTGGAAACGGGATGTTAGGAATGGATTTCTTTAAAAGATTTATGAATGATCCTAGATTTGACAATATGCCGATTACTTTAGAAACAATAGATCAAACTATATGGAAAGAGGAAATAGAGCTACTATATAGTCTTATAACAGAATAA